Within Dictyoglomus sp., the genomic segment CAAAACACCACAAAGCTAGCCGAATGGCTTTCAGATAATATTTTCCCTAATGACTCATCATACCAATTTTGGAGAGACAAACTAAAAAAAGATTTAGTTATCTTGAGTGACGACGATTTTAAGCACTTTGTCAAATCGTCTACCGAGGTAATCACAAGAACTAAGATTGATGATGTAACTGGAACAGTCCAATCTGGAGCGCTCTGGACGGAAGAGTATCTGCCACAAGATACAATTATGTATTCAATAGTAGTGTTCTCCCAACCGAGAGTTGAGACTGACGATAAAAAAG encodes:
- the cmr4 gene encoding type III-B CRISPR module RAMP protein Cmr4 translates to MVLERFKKDLKLAGITDFNFSDFQNLQNTIPNTSNIEISSKIVLEEFTFEVIKDQNTTKLAEWLSDNIFPNDSSYQFWRDKLKKDLVILSDDDFKHFVKSSTEVITRTKIDDVTGTVQSGALWTEEYLPQDTIMYSIVVFSQPRVETDDKK